TTCAGGACCAGCCCGAAACGCTCTACACCGTGGTGCCGGTGGCCCTGGTCAAGCACTACACCCGCGACCCCGAATCGCGCGCGATCCTCGAGCGCGTACTCAAGGCGAGACGTGTCAAGAATCCGCTTAACTATCGCGGAGTCGAAAAAGACCCGAAACGCTGGTTCTACTACTATGCAGCGCTCGTGAACTACGTGAAAAAATTCCGCACGCACTACAAACCCGATTATGCAGACGTGCAGGCTTCGGGGGAGAAGTGATGACGGTGTGGCAGAACCCTTTCGTAGGGGTACTTGGAGGGGTGGGCCCCGGGGCGACCGCCGTGTTCATGGACGTCCTTGTGCGAGCGACCGCTGCTCGAGCGGACCAGGACCACATTGATTGCATCGTGATGCAGCACGCCAGCACCCCCGATCGTACGCGCCATATCCTCGACCCTGAGCATGAGGAGGACCCGGGCCCCGTGCTTGCCCGCGATGCGGCGTTTTTGGAGAGTGCGGGAGCATCGTTTCTTGTGCTGCCTTGCAACACCGCCCATCACTACGCCGAAGCGATCGATTCCGCGGCGGAGGTAGACCTGCTATCCATCGTCGAGGTCACCGTCCGAGCCGCCGCTAAGCGTCTTCGCGAGCGCCGAGCAGAGGAATCGCCGGTGGCGATCTTTGCGACTGAGGGCAACATTCACGCAAACGTTTACCAAGATGCGCTAGCACGAGCGGGTCTCACGCCGCTGGTTCCCGACCGCGACGTTCAAGAGGTCGTGAACTCTCTCATCTACGACCAAGTCAAAGCCGGCCGCCCTGTTGACCTCCCTGCCCTTTCAGGCATTATCGACGCAATGGAGGCAGCGGGCGCCGGTGCCGTGATCCTTGGATGTACCGAATTGAGTTTGATTTTTGACAAGGAATCGATGTCCAGCGACAGGCGCATCGTTGACTCGCTGCGTGAGCTCGCAAAGGCGACGGTCAAGAAGGCAGGCAAGCGGCTCACTCCTGCCTTCGCTCATTAGCAATTTTTCCTTTTCCTGTGACATTCACAGCAGAGACGTGCATACTGTTAGTGCAACAGGGTTGCTGATGATGCAACGGTGATGGTTGTGGATTCGGCGCTCTCGCGCAGCGGCCGGGAGTCCGGCTGTACCGATCGCACGATGCTCAACGCAGCGCATTCGCGCGATCGCACATACGCAGTGCTGCGTACCGATCCGCGACGACGTCGCGTGAGAAGAAGGAGAACTCCATGACTGAGAAACCCGTTACCTCCGTATCCGAACTCGAAGCCCTCAAGACCATCCAGAACGGCGAAAAGCAGAAGCTCACCTTCTCCGACGCCGAAATGGAACGCCGCATCGGTGGCCTTCGCGAGATCATGGCCGCGAAAGACCTCGACGCCGTTGTACTGACGAGCTTCCATGGCATCAAGTACTATTCCGACTTCCTCTTCACCTATTTCGGGCGCCATTACGCCTTCGTCGTGACGCAGGAAAGCACGTGCACAATCTCTGCGAACATCGACGCGGGAATGCCGTGGCGCACGAGCTACGGTGACAACATCGTGTATACCGACTGGAACCGCGATAACTACTACGAGGGTATTCGCGAAGCGCTTCGTCGCGCGGGCGTGAGTGCGAAGCGCGTGGGCGTCGAGGACGATTCGCTGCCCACCCTCCTGCGCGGGCGCCTCGAAAATGCCCTCAACGGTGCGGAGCTTGTGGATATTTCGCTCGAATCAATGCGCCAGCGCATGTTTAAGAGCGCCGAAGAGATTGAGGTCATCAAGCATGGTGCGCGCATTGCGGACCTCGGCGGTGAAGCGATCCGCGATGCCATTCGCCCCGGTGTGACCGAGTATGAGGTCGCCCTTGCAGGTACCGAGGCAATGGTGCATGAAATCGCGAAGACTTTCCCGCATCGCGAGGTGCGTGACACGTGGGTGTGGTTCCAGTCGGGCATCAACACCGACGGCGCGCATAACTGGCCAACCACCCGCAAGCTCGAGGCGGGCGACATTCTCTCGCT
The window above is part of the Dermabacter vaginalis genome. Proteins encoded here:
- a CDS encoding aminopeptidase P family protein — encoded protein: MTEKPVTSVSELEALKTIQNGEKQKLTFSDAEMERRIGGLREIMAAKDLDAVVLTSFHGIKYYSDFLFTYFGRHYAFVVTQESTCTISANIDAGMPWRTSYGDNIVYTDWNRDNYYEGIREALRRAGVSAKRVGVEDDSLPTLLRGRLENALNGAELVDISLESMRQRMFKSAEEIEVIKHGARIADLGGEAIRDAIRPGVTEYEVALAGTEAMVHEIAKTFPHREVRDTWVWFQSGINTDGAHNWPTTRKLEAGDILSLNCFPMTSGYYTALERTLFVGEPSPEARRYWDINVEVHEAGLELIKPGAVCKDIAAELNKIYVDYGLLPNRTFGYGHSFGVLSHYYGREAGLELREDIDTVIEPGMVVSMEPMITIPEGQPGAGGYREHDIVVVGEDSTEDITKFPYGPEKNIIPA
- a CDS encoding aspartate/glutamate racemase family protein, whose product is MTVWQNPFVGVLGGVGPGATAVFMDVLVRATAARADQDHIDCIVMQHASTPDRTRHILDPEHEEDPGPVLARDAAFLESAGASFLVLPCNTAHHYAEAIDSAAEVDLLSIVEVTVRAAAKRLRERRAEESPVAIFATEGNIHANVYQDALARAGLTPLVPDRDVQEVVNSLIYDQVKAGRPVDLPALSGIIDAMEAAGAGAVILGCTELSLIFDKESMSSDRRIVDSLRELAKATVKKAGKRLTPAFAH